In the genome of Saprospira sp. CCB-QB6, one region contains:
- a CDS encoding Rab family GTPase: MKNSKIIFTGSFATGKSSILAQLLEESFQPTYHTTIGPRFLEYQKGDDYYFFVDLGGEVGQEKIPAIRFLNAQHIVYVVDLSRPQTFGQVKKDLIFLAWRYPKAQLHFLANKQDLLTENVLAARLMALPQEPALICSAKTAEQIQAIWNLF, encoded by the coding sequence ATGAAAAACAGTAAGATTATATTCACGGGCAGTTTTGCCACGGGTAAGAGTAGCATTTTGGCCCAGCTACTAGAAGAATCCTTTCAGCCCACATATCATACGACAATCGGTCCCCGCTTTTTGGAGTATCAGAAAGGAGATGATTACTACTTTTTTGTGGACCTAGGAGGAGAGGTTGGGCAAGAAAAAATTCCAGCCATTCGTTTTTTAAATGCTCAGCACATTGTTTATGTAGTTGATCTGAGTCGCCCACAAACCTTTGGACAAGTAAAAAAGGATTTGATTTTTTTGGCTTGGCGCTACCCCAAGGCCCAGCTTCACTTTTTAGCCAACAAGCAAGATTTATTAACCGAAAATGTTTTGGCAGCACGCTTAATGGCTTTGCCACAGGAACCTGCCTTAATTTGTAGTGCAAAAACGGCAGAACAAATTCAGGCCATTTGGAATTTATTTTAG
- a CDS encoding TonB-dependent receptor, whose amino-acid sequence MQSLRFLGLGLILFCFNSTVWSQEKVSLSGYLRDAETGEELLFANVAIPAQAMGVSTNEYGYYALSLPKGQYVVSYSYVGYQTIVDTLDLQADLVKDVELLPESTTVDAVVVTDERTDENVKSTDMSVLSLDMKEAKKVPVIFGEQDIVKTLQLMPGVSPSSEGGSGFFVRGGNADQNLILLDEAPVYNAAHLLGFFSVFNSDALKDVKLYKGGIPAEFGGRASSVMDVHMKNGNSKKFAGSGGLGLISSRLTLEGPIVKDKGSFIVSARRTYADLMFQLVSNDFDGGALYFYDLNVKANYKLGQKDRLYLSGYFGRDVFGFDGSGLDWGNRTLTLRWNHLFNEKLFANTTFVYSEYDYGFAVRTDNFDIDLSAGINNLNLKQDYSYYLNPSNNLKFGWQSLYYNFRPGSFQAIDSEVDEVLATTKLDQQFALENAIYISNQHKINKKLSMNYGLRLTSFSNIGAATVKTYNEQNEAIDSTSYGSGEFYNTYFGLEPRVNAVYLLDDKSSIKASYNRIYQYLHILSNASSGTPTDIWAPSTQLIKPQYADQIALGYFRNFLDNKLEFSVEGYYKQLGNQVDYEDGAETFLNEDLEAELVFGQGRAYGMEVFLRKRQGKFTGWVSYTLSKSERQFADIANGSWFSARQDRRHDISLVGVYDITKKWSISAAWVYYTGDAITFPSGKYEVDGQIVNLFSSRNGDRMPDYHRLDIGATYVVRDSKKWHSDINISVYNAYNRKNAYSISFQENEAGTGTEAVRLALFGIVPSISWNFKF is encoded by the coding sequence ATGCAATCCCTGCGTTTTTTGGGCCTTGGGCTCATTTTATTTTGCTTCAACAGTACCGTTTGGAGCCAAGAAAAAGTTAGTCTATCGGGCTATCTTCGAGATGCCGAAACAGGAGAAGAACTTTTGTTTGCCAATGTGGCCATTCCTGCCCAAGCAATGGGCGTAAGCACGAATGAGTATGGTTATTATGCTTTGAGTTTGCCCAAGGGGCAGTATGTAGTTTCGTACTCTTATGTGGGGTATCAAACGATTGTAGATACGCTTGATTTGCAAGCGGACTTGGTTAAAGATGTGGAGCTTTTGCCTGAATCAACTACTGTAGATGCTGTTGTTGTGACCGATGAACGCACTGATGAAAATGTGAAAAGTACTGATATGAGTGTACTTTCGTTAGATATGAAAGAGGCGAAAAAAGTACCTGTTATTTTTGGAGAGCAGGATATTGTGAAGACCTTGCAATTGATGCCTGGTGTTAGTCCAAGTAGTGAAGGGGGGAGTGGTTTTTTTGTGCGAGGTGGAAATGCAGACCAAAACTTGATTTTACTTGATGAAGCCCCTGTATATAATGCGGCTCACCTTTTGGGCTTTTTTTCGGTCTTTAATTCGGATGCTCTTAAGGATGTAAAATTGTATAAAGGCGGAATACCTGCAGAATTTGGTGGCCGTGCTTCTTCGGTTATGGATGTTCACATGAAAAATGGAAATAGTAAAAAGTTTGCGGGTTCTGGTGGTTTGGGCCTTATTTCTTCTCGTCTTACTTTGGAGGGACCGATTGTAAAAGACAAGGGGTCTTTTATTGTTTCTGCCCGTCGTACTTATGCTGATTTGATGTTTCAGTTAGTATCCAATGATTTTGATGGGGGAGCGCTTTATTTCTACGACCTTAATGTAAAAGCCAATTATAAATTGGGCCAAAAAGATCGTCTGTATCTATCGGGCTATTTTGGTCGAGATGTCTTTGGTTTTGATGGTTCGGGCTTAGATTGGGGAAATAGAACTTTAACCCTGCGTTGGAACCACCTCTTCAATGAAAAGCTATTTGCCAATACTACTTTTGTGTATAGTGAGTATGATTATGGTTTTGCGGTGCGCACCGATAACTTTGATATTGATTTATCGGCTGGAATTAACAACCTTAATCTCAAACAAGATTACAGTTACTATCTAAATCCAAGTAATAACCTCAAATTTGGATGGCAATCGCTTTACTATAACTTCCGCCCAGGTAGTTTTCAAGCAATTGATTCAGAAGTAGATGAGGTACTTGCCACCACAAAGTTAGACCAACAGTTTGCGCTAGAAAATGCGATTTATATCAGCAATCAGCACAAAATCAATAAAAAACTGAGCATGAATTATGGCTTGCGTCTAACTTCTTTCTCTAATATTGGGGCAGCAACGGTAAAAACTTATAATGAGCAGAATGAAGCAATTGATAGCACAAGCTATGGCAGTGGCGAGTTTTATAATACTTACTTTGGCCTAGAACCTCGTGTGAATGCGGTTTATTTGCTAGATGATAAGAGCTCTATTAAGGCTTCTTACAACCGAATTTATCAATATCTGCACATTTTGTCTAATGCAAGCTCAGGCACACCTACCGATATTTGGGCGCCTTCAACTCAATTGATCAAACCACAGTATGCCGATCAAATTGCGCTGGGGTATTTCCGAAATTTCTTAGATAATAAGCTAGAATTTAGCGTAGAGGGCTACTACAAGCAACTTGGCAATCAAGTTGATTATGAGGATGGGGCCGAAACCTTCCTCAATGAAGATCTAGAAGCCGAATTGGTTTTTGGCCAAGGCCGAGCTTACGGTATGGAAGTCTTTTTGCGCAAACGCCAAGGCAAATTTACGGGCTGGGTTTCTTATACGCTCTCTAAGTCAGAACGCCAATTTGCCGATATTGCTAATGGCAGCTGGTTCTCTGCCCGACAAGATCGCCGTCACGATATCTCTCTGGTCGGAGTTTATGACATTACTAAAAAATGGTCGATCTCGGCCGCTTGGGTCTATTATACAGGCGATGCAATTACTTTCCCTTCTGGAAAATATGAGGTTGATGGCCAAATTGTCAATCTCTTTTCTAGCCGAAATGGCGATCGAATGCCTGATTACCACCGCCTAGATATTGGCGCCACTTATGTCGTTCGAGATAGCAAAAAATGGCATTCCGACATCAATATTTCTGTCTACAATGCCTATAATCGCAAAAATGCATATAGCATTTCTTTTCAAGAAAATGAAGCAGGCACAGGCACAGAAGCCGTCCGCTTAGCCCTCTTTGGAATTGTCCCCTCTATTAGCTGGAACTTCAAATTTTAA
- the zupT gene encoding zinc transporter ZupT yields the protein MHEHFWAAFGLTVLAGLSTGIGSAIAFLVKGRNFNFLTVSMGFAAGVMLYVSFMEIFPHALTYLDKSHSRHWGVAAFFVGMLLVALIDKLIPHEENPHELMTEEELAEQEPGQLERQNAKNGKLMRVGLLTALALALHNFPEGMATFVAALEDPGLGLTIGFAIALHNIPEGIAVSMPVYYATGSKSKAFWYSFLSGVVEPIGAILIFALFGNSLDQTLMSILLAGVAGIMVFISLDQLLPSARDYGEHHLSIYGMLAGMAVMAISLLMLGHAH from the coding sequence ATGCACGAACATTTTTGGGCAGCTTTTGGCTTAACGGTATTGGCTGGGTTGTCTACAGGGATTGGAAGCGCTATTGCTTTTTTAGTTAAAGGACGCAACTTTAATTTTTTAACGGTATCTATGGGTTTTGCTGCGGGGGTTATGCTCTACGTCTCTTTTATGGAGATTTTTCCGCATGCGTTAACCTATTTAGACAAAAGCCATAGTCGGCATTGGGGGGTAGCGGCCTTTTTTGTGGGGATGCTATTAGTGGCTCTGATTGACAAACTGATTCCACATGAGGAAAACCCTCATGAGTTGATGACTGAAGAGGAATTAGCAGAGCAGGAGCCTGGACAACTAGAGCGTCAAAATGCAAAAAATGGCAAATTGATGCGAGTAGGTTTGCTTACTGCCTTGGCTTTGGCCCTGCACAATTTTCCAGAAGGGATGGCTACTTTTGTAGCTGCTTTAGAAGATCCTGGTTTGGGATTAACTATTGGTTTTGCGATTGCTTTGCATAATATTCCAGAGGGAATAGCAGTATCTATGCCTGTTTATTATGCTACGGGCAGTAAATCTAAGGCGTTTTGGTATTCCTTTTTGTCGGGGGTGGTAGAACCGATTGGGGCTATTCTCATTTTTGCTCTCTTTGGCAATTCTTTAGATCAGACCTTGATGTCAATTTTATTGGCTGGAGTAGCTGGAATTATGGTCTTTATTTCTTTGGACCAATTGCTGCCTTCTGCTCGAGATTATGGAGAGCATCATCTCTCTATTTATGGGATGTTGGCGGGCATGGCTGTTATGGCAATTAGTTTGTTGATGTTGGGCCATGCGCACTAA